GGCGGACGCTCTGGCCGCCAAAATGAGGGAGGTCCTCAACCCCGAGGACGTCCGGGTCTCCAGACCGGTGAAAACCGCAGAGGTGCGGATCACCGGTCTGGACGATTCCGTGACCCCGAGGAAGTGGTGGCGGCCGTTGCCCGCAGTGGAGAGTGTCCCCGGATAGGGTGCGGGCCGGCGACATACGCACCGACGCCACCGGACTCGGCGCAGTCTGGGTTCGGTGCCCCTGTGGCGTCGGCGAAAAAGATCGGCCTTAGCTGGCGAAGTGAAGGTGGGCTGGGTTGCAGCGAGGGTAAAACTCCTGCAACCCCGGGCTTTGAGGTGCTTCCGGTGTCTGGAAAAGGGGCACGTCCGGGGCAAAGTGGCACCTCCGCAGCAGACCGTAGCGGTCTCTGCTATCGCTGCGGTCAGCCCGGTCACAAGGCGGCCCAGTGTTCCGCCGCGCTAAACTGCTGCCTGTGTTCGGCCGCGGGGAAAGCCGGCGGGACACAGATTGGGCGGGGGAGCCTGTGGCATGCCCACCAGCACTGCCAAAAAGGCAGGGAAGAGGAGCTCCAAGCCTGCCGGGGTAACCTCGCAGCCCCGCAGGCTGGTAGCTCCGCGACCGACTCCCGGTCCGGGACTGGTTGCCGGGGGAATGGATTGTCAATAATGGCGCAATTCCATTTCCTCCAGGGCAACATCAATCACTCTGCCAGAGCTCAGGATCTTCTACTCCAGACTATGGCAGAGTGGTCGATCGACGTGGCTGTGGTCGCCGAGCCGTACTTCGTCCCCGCCCGTGACAACTGGTTGGGGTGCGCTGACGGTTTGGTGGCCATTATTGGCGGGACTCTGATCGACCCGTCCAGGGGCCGCGGCTGGGTTGCCGCGGTTTCGGACGGCATCGCCGTTGTGGGGGCGTATTTCTCCCCCAACAGAGTCTCGCCGACTTCGAGGGTTTCCTTGTCGAGTTGGGCGCCGTCGTGAACCGCTACCACCCTCGTCCCGTTCTGGTGCTCGGGGATCTCAACGCCAAGTCATCGGCGTGGGGATCTCCGGTCACTGACTCTCGGGGCGAGGCGTTGGAAGAGTGGGCGGTGACGACCGGTCTGGTCGTCCTGAATCGGGGTTCGGAATACACGTGCGTGCGGCAGCGGGGCGGGTCGATTGTGGACGTCTCGTTCGCAAGCCCCTCTGTCGCCGGCCGAGTCCGCGACTGGCGTGTCGCCGTGGAGGTGGAGACGTTATCGGACCATCGTTATATCCGGTTCGACGTCTCCGCCCAGACCGCGAGCGGCCGCCATCCAACAACCCCGATCAACGACGGCCCCCGATGGGCGCTCAAGCGCATCGACAGGGAACTACTCGAGGAAGCTGCCTTAGTCCAGTCCTGGATCTGGGAGTCGGCGACGGACGGCCCCGTCGACGTCGAAGCGGTGGCGCTGTGGTTTCGCGGGGCGATGACGCAGATTTGCGACGCGTCCATGCCCCGTGTAAGCCAACAGTCCGCAAGGCGCCGGGTGTACTGGTGGACCGACGAGATCGCGCGGCTGCGCGTTGAGTGCGTCGCAGCTCGCCGCCGGTACACTCGATACCGGAGACGAcgtcgacgggatcccgtcgagGAGGGCGCGCTGTATGAGGTGTACCGCGCGTCCAAGGAGACTCTGTGGCTGGCCATCGGCGACTCGAAGTCGCGTGCCAGGGAGGAGCTGCTGGGGTCCCTGGaccgggatccgtgggggcgcccctaCCGTTGGGTACGGGGCAAGTTGCGTCCCTGGGCGCCCCCAGTGGTCCAGGGCATGCAGCCCCAGTTGCTAGAGGCGGTGGTGTCGGCCCTCTTCCCTGAGCGGACGGGACACGTTCCCCCGGCGATGGCTTCACCCTCAGCCACAGACTCTCCTGATGAGGAGAGCACCGATGTCCCCGAGGTGACGCAAGAAGAGACGAGAGCAGCCGTGTCGCGACTCCGGGCGAAAAACACGGCGCCCGGACCCGACGGAGTTCCCGTCGTGCTCTCGTCTTAGCTCTGAAGGAGCTAGAGCCCCAGCTGAGGGGGCTCTTCACGGCATGCCTCGAGCGGGGTCAGTTTCCCAGTTTGTGGAAGGAGGGGAGGCTGGTCCTGCTCAGAAAGGAGGGGCGCCCCGGCGACTCGCCGTCCGCATACCGGCCCATAGTGCTGCTAGACGAGGCGGGCAAACTGTTTCGAGCGAATCATCGCAGATCGCCTCGTCAGCCACTTGTGCAGAGAGGGGCCGGACCTGGAcgacaaccagtttggttttcgtcgggggcgctccaccatagacgcatcatgcgcgtgagggccctggcggaggagacggtgtcccggggtggggtggtgctggcggtgtcgttggacatctccaacgccttcaacaccctaccctggagttgtattcgggaggccctaaatatcatcgtgtgcctccctacctccgtcgtacagtaggggcctatctggaggataggtgcgtcacctatcggggacgtgacggtgctggtcggcaccttatgtcgtgcggtgttccgcagggatcggttttggggccgctcctgtggaacatcggctacgactgggtgctgagaggcgagctcccgtcgggcgccgacttgacgtgctacgcggacgacacgctaGTCACAGCCCGGGGGAGCTCGCACAGGGAGGCGGCGTTGATAGCCACGGCTGCGGTGTCACAGGTGGTGAACCGCATCCGGCGCCTGGGCCTAGAAGTGGCCCTGAATAAGTCGGAGGCCATGGTGTTTCATGGCccccgacgtgcgccggcgccgggatcacacatcgtggtcagtggggcccggatagctgtcgagtccaccatgaagtacttgggattggtgctcgacagccgatgggaattcggacccacttccggcgcctggcgcccaagctgttgggcgcggcgggcgcgctctcaacgctgcttcccaacatggggggcccgagcaccgcctgtaggcggttgtacgtgggaatcgtgcggtccatggccctgtatggggcccctgtgtgggcgatggacctgacggccggcacactcgccattctgcgtaaaccgcagagggcgatggccgtcagagtcgtccgcgggtaccgcacgatctcctacgaggcggcttgcgtactggccggatccccgccctgggacctggaggcgaaagtactcgcgtcgttgtaccgatggcgcgaggaagagcgggcacggggctcgagaccggcgcagcgacagatcgcactgcgccgagcagagctccgtcaggtcttggtggcggaatggcggcaaaggcttctgcgccctgccgccggcctcgcaaccgtcgaggcgatccggccagtgctcgacgactggctcgggagaaggcacggctccctgtcgttcagggtgacgcaggtgctgtcggggcacggctgcttcggcaagtacctgtgtcgcataaacagggagccggacgctcggtgccaccactgcgtccattgcggggaggacacggcgcaacacactctcgccgagtgtgcggcttgggaggagcagcgccgtgtcctcacaaacgaagtaggaggcgatctgtcgctgccggccgtagtgcggaagatggtcggtagcgcagagtcgtgggacgcggtggtgtccttctgcgaggacgtgatgtcgcagaaggaagctgtggagcgggagagggagatctcgactcccttccccggccgcagaaagcgcaccgggcgtaggaggagggcggacaacgccctcttccagcccccatgaatgggttcaggggcgcgggactcggggaagccccccgccccctattccatggacccgaggcggaggcgcgagcgagtgtcggcgcgcgcctctgaggcggtgcacggggtaggcaaacacctcactaccccgtgcacgaggcgaggcccggactgaccgggccagcactagtgcggggctgcggaggaatttggactcccgcggccccgcgtgcccacgtgcgaggagacacaccggggggttttagccggtaagagtccggcacacccctccgcctctcccctggcggaggaagtccatgaggatttccccccgaaaaaaaaaaaaaaaaaaaaaaggttaggttaggttaggttccCGCCTCGTCACGTATCGAAATTGGGAGCTCCGTCTCTCgagaccgacggcggggcgggctatttGCGAGGCGATCCGCCCCATtttacaaccgtgggcggagaggcggtatggtgtcctgacctaccgcctcacgcaggtgCTAACTGGGCACGGGGCCTTCGGGCATTACCTgtgccgcgtcgtcaggagggaggagtcgactgcgtgccatgagtgcggtgatgtcgacgacaccgcactccatactctggccgtatgtccggcctTTGCCGAGCAACGCTCCGACCTTCTGGCGGCGCTCAATTTGGACgatctttccgcgctgccggctgttgtcgctTCAGCCATCagcagtcgtgcagcgtggaacgcactagcctccttctgcgagacggtcatgtcccagaaggaggcggcggagcgcgctcgggaggaagatcccagcgcgcccgccatacgccgacgccgccgagccgcatccaacgacaccactcacggtcggctacctcccatagatcttgagatttttttagttttgtctaatttttaatccgaacggaggttacctgtagggtacgaaacggCTATagatttgaaaacactttgtgattaagtcttgtattcctttgcggttttcgatcctaacctgcttaccttggctccgtccaacacctagac
Above is a window of Trichoplusia ni isolate ovarian cell line Hi5 unplaced genomic scaffold, tn1 tig00003874, whole genome shotgun sequence DNA encoding:
- the LOC113508120 gene encoding uncharacterized protein LOC113508120, producing MGGGSAGQSSDEDGLPAPKLPTGRRGRQTSRGASASRPRRDAQGRFVRSSAQAASEAESDVGVTTEDPGGESGASLGSSKAELNAARREQRKAVAADEVSAMAERARERRAALSGRRGRAIRGGPEPAGLGRGGLGPEGRPQTRSRSCRRRTAASVPTWRTPAASRCAERAATATHAAHCRRTGGGPVSRTETGKRSFRRRGRAHSPALHAPVREHGQCPHRGGVSAPPPGNPPSAPSGRRKTEDGGAAEACASPGEAHGGVKKPGEGAPPSAKPTTAGSKGESWATVVGRKKARKAAKADSAAARAPGPTAKAAAQPARRTAKGGRKGPAVRAPRSEAVTLTLQPGAAERGVTYQSVIAEAKAKIKLSDLGLQSVTVRQTVTGARLFEGGRCCERQRRKGGRSGRQNEGGPQPRGRPGLQTGENRRGADHRSGRFRDPEEVVAAVARSGECPRIGCGPATYAPTPPDSAQSGFGAPVASAKKIGLSWRSEGGLGCSEGKTPATPGFEVLPVSGKGARPGQSGTSAADRSGLCYRCGQPGHKAAQCSAALNCCLCSAAGKAGGTQIGRGSLWHAHQHCQKGREEELQACRGNLAAPQAGSSATDSRSGTGCRGNGLSIMAQFHFLQGNINHSARAQDLLLQTMAEWSIDVAVVAEPYFVPARDNWLGCADGLVAIIGGTLIDPSRGRGWSLADFEGFLVELGAVVNRYHPRPVLVLGDLNAKSSAWGSPVTDSRGEALEEWAVTTGLVVLNRGSEYTCVRQRGGSIVDVSFASPSVAGRVRDWRVAVEVETLSDHRYIRFDVSAQTASGRHPTTPINDGPRWALKRIDRELLEEAALVQSWIWESATDGPVDVEAVALWFRGAMTQICDASMPRVSQQSARRRVYWWTDEIARLRVECVAARRRYTRYRRRRRRDPVEEGALYEVYRASKETLWLAIGDSKSRAREELLGSLDRDPWGRPYRWVRGKLRPWAPPVVQGMQPQLLEAVVSALFPERTGHVPPAMASPSATDSPDEESTDVPEVTQEETRAAVSRLRAKNTAPGPDGVPVVLSS